A region from the Cryptosporangium arvum DSM 44712 genome encodes:
- a CDS encoding MazG family protein — translation MVVRLIVLVTSPRLPAGLLTADGWDAVRSHPVLAAGPSPLSDAVRAAGVPVAEVGSDPGSALTALRRAAETAPSEAGAAVWLAGANDPLPAVLAERLAADPALDYQVEVLYGSWDPPGARLLDVASVMDRLRSPGGCPWDAEQTHESLRPYLLEEAYEAYDALLDGDLDALREELGDVLLQVAFHARVASEDPDEGFDIDDVAGDLVAKLVRRHPHVFADRAVSGADEVHTNWEAIKKAEKKRDSALDGVAQSQPALSLAAKYLSRARRAGVAVPPPALPPSVTAPATADALGDLLFAFVAAGDEAGLDAEAALRAAARRYAEDVRDAERRDVEARDGRGRSTPS, via the coding sequence GTCACCTCGCCCCGGCTGCCGGCCGGTCTGCTGACCGCCGACGGGTGGGACGCGGTGCGGTCGCACCCGGTGCTCGCCGCCGGTCCGTCGCCGCTGTCCGACGCGGTCCGCGCGGCCGGCGTCCCGGTCGCCGAGGTCGGCTCCGACCCCGGGTCCGCCCTCACCGCCCTCCGCCGCGCCGCCGAGACCGCCCCCTCGGAAGCCGGCGCCGCGGTGTGGCTGGCCGGGGCGAACGATCCGCTTCCCGCCGTACTGGCCGAGCGGCTCGCGGCCGACCCGGCCCTCGACTACCAGGTCGAGGTGCTCTACGGGTCGTGGGATCCGCCGGGGGCCCGGCTGCTCGACGTCGCGTCGGTGATGGATCGGCTGCGCTCGCCCGGCGGCTGTCCGTGGGACGCCGAGCAGACCCACGAATCGCTCCGGCCGTACCTGCTGGAAGAGGCGTACGAGGCCTACGACGCGCTCCTCGACGGGGATCTCGACGCGCTGCGCGAGGAGCTCGGCGACGTGCTGCTCCAGGTCGCGTTCCACGCCCGGGTGGCGTCGGAGGACCCCGACGAGGGCTTCGACATCGACGACGTCGCCGGTGACCTGGTCGCGAAGCTCGTCCGCAGGCACCCGCACGTGTTCGCCGACCGCGCGGTGTCCGGCGCCGACGAGGTGCACACGAACTGGGAAGCGATCAAGAAGGCGGAGAAGAAGCGCGACTCGGCGCTGGACGGGGTGGCGCAGTCGCAGCCGGCGCTCTCGCTGGCCGCCAAGTACCTGTCGCGGGCGCGTCGCGCGGGGGTGGCCGTTCCGCCACCGGCGCTCCCGCCGTCGGTCACCGCTCCCGCGACCGCCGACGCCCTGGGCGACCTACTGTTCGCGTTCGTCGCCGCGGGTGACGAGGCCGGCCTGGACGCGGAAGCCGCACTGCGTGCGGCTGCCCGCCGGTACGCCGAAGACGTCCGGGACGCCGAGCGGCGCGACGTCGAAGCGCGCGATGGCCGGGGCCGGTCAACCCCCTCCTGA
- a CDS encoding matrixin family metalloprotease, producing MRNLLTLRSSAPTISVAALVATAAVTAGIATAPATTTAAPTGPKLVAADAETDLTTVTTAGDTIRYQGLTVRIPAVGEGVQAAAQSTSGDISITVSRSDDGSLAVKTDAHVHGQAAEEEHGEAQAVNATAIRPAAAKTCKDAAYALSGWKLPSFKWYYNPAGAPGSVRSSAVAAIAAGTTGLTKACGQKSLKLVPSYGGSTSAGVQVGAAGNCTGNDGRNVIGWRAGTGKWLGMTCTYFKTIKGKKTVTGTDTALNTQYKFFTATKNCSNAYDLQSVVLHERGHSLGLNHVSQASHASAVMTPALSACSVGKRTLGLGDYKGLAAMYGTR from the coding sequence CGATCTCGGTCGCCGCGCTGGTCGCTACCGCCGCGGTCACCGCAGGCATTGCCACCGCCCCCGCCACCACCACCGCCGCCCCGACCGGCCCCAAGCTCGTCGCCGCCGACGCCGAGACCGACCTCACGACCGTCACCACCGCTGGTGACACCATCCGCTACCAGGGCCTGACGGTCCGCATCCCGGCCGTCGGCGAGGGTGTCCAGGCCGCCGCGCAGAGCACCTCCGGCGACATCTCGATCACCGTGAGCCGTTCCGACGACGGCTCGCTCGCGGTCAAGACCGACGCCCACGTGCACGGCCAGGCCGCCGAGGAGGAGCACGGCGAGGCGCAGGCCGTCAACGCCACCGCGATCCGTCCGGCCGCCGCCAAGACCTGCAAGGACGCCGCCTACGCGCTCTCGGGCTGGAAGCTTCCGAGCTTCAAGTGGTACTACAACCCGGCCGGTGCGCCGGGGTCGGTCCGCAGCTCCGCGGTCGCCGCGATCGCCGCCGGCACCACCGGCCTGACCAAGGCCTGCGGCCAGAAGAGCCTGAAGCTCGTGCCCTCCTACGGTGGTTCGACCTCGGCCGGTGTCCAGGTGGGCGCGGCCGGCAACTGCACCGGCAACGACGGCCGCAACGTCATCGGCTGGCGCGCCGGTACCGGCAAGTGGCTGGGCATGACCTGCACCTACTTCAAGACCATCAAGGGCAAGAAGACGGTGACCGGCACCGACACCGCGCTCAACACGCAGTACAAGTTCTTCACCGCGACGAAGAACTGCAGCAACGCCTACGACCTGCAGTCGGTCGTCCTGCACGAGCGGGGCCACTCGCTCGGCCTCAACCACGTCAGCCAGGCTTCGCACGCCAGCGCGGTCATGACCCCGGCGCTCTCGGCCTGCTCGGTCGGCAAGCGCACGCTCGGCCTCGGCGACTACAAGGGCCTCGCGGCGATGTACGGCACGCGCTGA